Below is a genomic region from Neoarius graeffei isolate fNeoGra1 chromosome 12, fNeoGra1.pri, whole genome shotgun sequence.
cgtctcgcctcatctatacgctcttgccagtatctgtccgcgttgtcggtgacaacaagccacagcaccaagaccagcaacactaacgactccatgtcctccatgtttattgtttactattcgggtcgtgagactaccgcttaaaagctcactgatgtcactgtttgcgctgcttaacgacatcacctgacgtccacccactttcgctaactccacccaatgtgtccacccacttccagccagcacggttcagcacggttgtagtcgaaatgcaactccaacagccccactcagcccgactcagcacggcacggctcagcccgactcagccgcgtttgtagtggaaaagcggcattagagaacTTCCCAAGTTGTTGTCTGTGAGGGCCACTGAAAATGGCCACTGTGCATGTTTTCCCTTTGAAATCCTCTGCATAGGCTTCATCCCATCAGCATGGACCACATTTATTGTGTGGATCTTGTTGATTTTTATTTCATGGGTGTCCAGCTGAGGTCCTGATGAGTTACTGGctcagtttgttttttttccatgctCCCTGATTTATCTTGCCAAATAACTGCAAGGTTTATTGAGTGTATTGGAGAAGGGGAAATTAGCAATCTGAGCAGGACATGGTCCTGACACATTGGTGGAATTGTTGATACtcctttaaagggcatattctggaacaattttttttttttttttatatgaaagtatgtccctttacacactcatccagaagggtaattttgcacaaggccatccgtctacagcagaaaaaaataaaacacgtctggaaaaatcccaagggagtctggagccagattcgtgacgtcacctgcggaagcgccagcaggctgcgagagctttgcaaggtttaagtgcacagcctgtgtagaccaagtgctcccatttctctctcattgtccggtcttttgggaaactgagtactaatcccatcaagattggtgttgctacaccctcctacgatacatttgttcaccattttaataattacgtgataacgttgaagaaatttgcagaaaaccaccaggtcgttttctcataaacaaaccagcgctgacgtaggattcagagtagagccctgcactcccgcgggagtcccgcgggacccgccgcaaagcagtgcggcgcgggacaaattttgaaatctcattgcgggagggggagtgcacaatgcgggcgcggtgataagctgcagtcccgctaactaaaaacgtgtttaaaataaaatttataaattattaatttatgtctatcatatataatttgtgctggatattttatttggcattaataaaaacattttaagatgcctaaatttgcagagagagtcagattgccattgatcaccctaacgggcaatcctttgatcactctaatgactcgccgttcacacccagcctccagtgacccacactaaggtggggtttacattcgaccgtatcagcggatcatcagattaacgtttttaaaacgattagtgtgcacacagcaacaccaatacacgattcgcgtgcacacagcaacaccaatacacggatacgctcggctccacagacatcctgtgctccaaatcactccgccctgaacagcgagtgccctctggagggtgcgcactccggccctgcgcagctcacagagcgcgcgagtgaagtgcacaagcagtgatttgggactgagccgctgtgtgtgtgatctcagtgcatgtcgggcatgcgcgtcacttaccacttgcaagtggaaggatggcaagcctaaagacaatcataactacacaatgggcagtatttgcatcagtatttgcagtattttcatacttttatgctctttttaatgaaaggtgatacaaggcggaagtccgcgccgtttttcagcagtcgcgtcacatgaccaacgccagcgaatcaggaaggtggatgtcacagtgacgttgtccaatgacgacgccagctagagctcagcacagcgtatccgcgtattctcaatgtttacacagcaccggaccagacacgatctagattgaatacgtggaccctggcggattcccgtttcctggcgttttaatgtaaacggacagtgcatccgcgaagaaaacgagacagatacagtctaatgtaaacttggcctaacatgatgcctcaatgacaccttagatgagctggtcatcagaattctgattctgatccaggagaggataaatatctctcgtacgtttccgattcctttcctcttccgtgtttgagatctccgattatggcagaagagcagagctcctctactgaagctcacagtgcttcaaaagtaagtgctgctttaaaaagaggtacatttaccgttaaaaagtcaagagtcctgaaatcggacatttggaaatcattctcactcgtgtacgacgcggagggaaatcagctgccctttgcttgctgtgataagtgccaaaaggttctgacatactaggatattctagttagaaatgctttacaaatgtaaactgggttagcctaatgttttgtatggctgaacaataaatataccaaatttccacttggaattacgtgcattacgtcttttattgtttattattattagagacactgacaaaggcaacagccgaaacgtttgtctccttctgctgctaaaaacaactgaaaagaaatgtaactaaaagaataagttcaagagtgcgatccatctctcctttcacactaattattcataggagacgcaccacgggagagtgcatacttaaatgattagcctacttaaattattattattattattattaggtctacatgttgccatttcaacattctgaattcagaaacaaggtaaataataacgaacgtgagctgtagatatttatgctcaaatccactccaagtagggggcggggcaccatcacgctgcgtcaagacaagaactttcctgagaaatgacgcgaacgtctgcatcatgcgggatttgcgggcgggagcgggacaaaatatggcgggcgggagcgggactgaaaatcataattctttgcgggagcgggactccacaatgcgggcgggagcgggactgaaaaatccgacccgcgcagacctctaattcagagggaggtgtcccgcagatgatgtcacgaaaatcaatgtctcatctcatctcattatctctagccactttatccttctacagggtcgcaggcaagctggagcctatcccagctgactacgggcgagaggcggggtacaccctggacaagtcgccaggtcatcacaaggctgacacatacacagacaaccattcacactcacacctatggtcaatttagagtcaccagttaacctaacctgcatgtctttgggggaaaccggagcacctggaggaaacccacgcggacacggggagaacatgcaaactccacacagaaaggccctcgccggccccggggctcgaacccaggaccttcttgctgtgaggcgacagcgctaaccactacaccaccgtgccgcccgaaaatcaatgtttcccaggaaattcaaatgccaagttttttcagaggcggaccaatttgcctcaaatgacttgatttcaactgaatttttctggtattgcgcaaggtaaaaaaaaaaattgcagagaatccagaatgtgacagatatttgaccaaagtttaatataaaataggagaattacattgatcttgctcctgaatttacccatgatatgcactttaactggaTGGTGTGTAATAGGCTCGTTTTGCTTGcttttcagtgtgtgtgttcactccttGTGGCCATGAAGAGTGTGAGCACAGCCCTGCTGAGCTGCCTGTCTGTCCCTCAACCACACAGAACAAGACCCCACACACGCAATCTCAATCTCACAGCTTGACTGCCCAGCTGTCCTCCTCTGCCGTGCAAGAGCCGAGCTCACACAAGCCTTCTTTCATCTGCTCCAAAAATAAGGTCAGATTAATTACATTTTGGGGAAATTTAAGAAAATTCTAATATTAGACCTGTCTTTTCTTTGCCATAATTGACTCTATGCAACATTTTTACTGATAATTATCCAAGTACTGCAGTTGTACAGTATGTTCAGCCCAAATCTCCCCTTTGCTTTAGTAGATAATCTTACTTGGATACTGTACATTTGTATCTAAGAACTCCTTGTGTAATCTTAAAGATGATGAGATGCGCTCAGAACATTGTATTCACAATTTGCTCATACTGAAGGTCCTTTTAATGTATTTGGTACTGTTTGACATTGTTGAATATAAATAATTTTACATCTCACTATCTGGTGTCACCTAGATGTAAAATTTCTCTTGATTCCATTCATTTATGCAGATGGCCAAGATGGGAAATGAGGCATTGGATGTCTCTCAAACCACACCAGATTCCCCTTTTTCCTGCCCAATATGCCATAAGACTTTCAGTCTTGCCCGAGTGATGAAACGCCATTTAAGGACTCATAGCGACTTTAAGAGGCACTCGTGTGAATACTGTGGGAAAGGCTTCAATGACACTTTTGACCTCAAGAGGCACGTGCGCACCCATACAGGTGAGCTGGTCAACACGtgttaccattttttttttttctctcttcctctctttgtCATGCCTCATTAAACCAGACAATGTCTCTTGCAGGTGTACGGCCCTTTAAGTGCACTGTGTGTGAGAAGGCCTTCACTCAGCGATGCTCCCTGGAGGCTCACCTTAAAAAGGTTCATGGTGTCTTCCAACAGTACGCCTATAAGGAACGCAGAGACAAGCTGTATGTGTGTGAAGAGTGTGGCCTGACTTCTCAGACACAAGACAACCTGTACAGTCACATCCAGGTCAAACATCCCAACAGCAGGATTGCCAAAGCCAAATCCAAAAGCAGGAGAAGGAAGGCACAAAACCGGGGAGGAAGCATGTCTCCCTGTTCTCCTCACTCGCTGAGTGATGCTGATGCTGGTGTTTGACTAATGCTGAAATGATAGATGACctggaaaattatccatttcTGATGATTCAGATCAGGATGAAGTGGTCAGTTAGTATCGTTTAGATCAGATGATTGAGAGTTCAGATCCCAGCTCCACCAGGCGCATTCCTGACACCATGAGCCTTTAACCAACACTTGCACCAAGAAGTTGTACCCTGTGCTCTGACACCCTTCTGACTTCCTTCCTGTTTGGGATGTGTGAAGAAATGTCCTACAATGTGTGTTTCATATGTAATTACTATAGACCATTTATTTCTTTTGATTAAGATGACAATTAAAATGCACAGGGTACAGATGTACAACAACTACTCCCCCACCCTCTCCATATCCCAGCTTATTAGGACTCTGGACTCAGAacgcagggtcagccatgatggGCCCTTGGAACAGGTAGGTTCAAGGGCCTTCAATAGTGGCAGtttggcagtgctggggcttgaacccccaaCCTTCTGATCAGAAACCCAGAGCCTTAAATGTTGAGCCACCACTGCTCAACAGCCTACTAGTTGTCatatttagtataatatattacaCTTTCTTGAATTTTATTTATGTGGTTATTACAGATAAAATAATTATAGCCTTTAGGTCTTGAATGAATGTGGAGTATTCTTTTTATACTGTACTTGAATGTTTGGGGATGACTTTGAATTGCATGATATATTGGCAAATAAAATGTAATCTCtcccctctctttttttttttttcaaaataataaaaaaaaacttgtcatgaagtGCCTTTGGTACAGTAAAAGG
It encodes:
- the ovol1b gene encoding putative transcription factor Ovo-like 1; this encodes MPRVFLVKKTSSTSGKRNWNEVPDCARGDIYTPVCVFTPCGHEECEHSPAELPVCPSTTQNKTPHTQSQSHSLTAQLSSSAVQEPSSHKPSFICSKNKMAKMGNEALDVSQTTPDSPFSCPICHKTFSLARVMKRHLRTHSDFKRHSCEYCGKGFNDTFDLKRHVRTHTGVRPFKCTVCEKAFTQRCSLEAHLKKVHGVFQQYAYKERRDKLYVCEECGLTSQTQDNLYSHIQVKHPNSRIAKAKSKSRRRKAQNRGGSMSPCSPHSLSDADAGV